The genomic interval GTGGTCCAGGCACGAAACGGACGGGAGGGACTGGAATCAGCCGTTTCAGAACGTCCCGACCTGATCCTGCTGGACATCCAGCTGCCCGTGATGGATGGATATGAAGTGGCCCGGCGGCTGAAGGGTTCTGAAGAGACGAAATCGACCCCCATCATAGCCGTCACCTCCTACGCCATGGCGGGCGACCGGGAAACCATTCTGGCAGCGGGTTGCGAGGGGTACATTGAAAAGCCCATAGATCCGGACAGCTTTGTCGGGCAGGTTAAAACGTTCCTGCCGTGACGAGAGAGGGGGCATTGCGTGAGCAAGATCCTTGTCGTTGAAGACAATGCCGAGAGTCGGTACCTGCTGGAACGTCTGCTGAGCAGCCGTGGCCATCAGGTGATATCCGCGGAGGACGGCGAAGAGGGCCTGCGGCGTGCCCGGCAGGATATCCCGGATATCATCATTTCCGACATCATGATGCCCGTTATGAACGGATTCCGTTTCTGCCGCGAGGTCAAGAGCGACGACGCCCTCCGGCAGATCCCCTTCATCTTCTATACGGCCACCTTTGTTGATAAGGCCGACGAGAAGCTGGCCATGGGCCTCGGCGCGTCCCGTTTTGTCATCAAGCCCATGGAAGGAGATGAGTTCATCGGGATACTCGATGAAGTACTGGATGAACACCGGCGGGGGGTCCTGCCCGTCCCCGGAGGGCCGCTGGAGGGTGAGGAGACCCTCCTGGAGATGTACGATAACAGCGTTGCCCGGAAGCTTGCGGAAACGGTCGACAAACTCCAGAATGAAAGAAAAGCGCTGATCAGATCGGAGCAGCGCCTCAAGGAAGCGCAGGAACTGGCCCACATAGGCCACTGGGAGCTCAACCTGAAAAGCAGTGTTCTGGAATGGTCCGATGAGATATACCGTATCCTGGGGCTCAAACCCCGGGAGTTTGATGCCTCTCGCGATGCGTTTCTGGTGGCCGTGCACCCCGACGACAGGGACGCGGTCATAGCGGCTTACCGGAACGCGGTGGAAAAAAAGACGCAATACGATATCGAATACCGGCTGTTGCTCAATGACGGGACCGTCAAGTATGTGAATGAGAAGCTCCAGACCATCTATGACGACAACGGCATCCCGGTTTTTTTCATGGGAACGGTTCAGGATATCACGGGGAGCAAGGAGGCCGAGGAGAGGGTCAATCACCTCAACCGCGTGCTGCGCGCCATTCGCGATGTCAATCAACTGATCATCAAGGAAAAGGACAGGGGGCAGCTCATACGAAGGACCTGTGACATTCTGATAGAGAACCGCAGCTACCATAACGCCTGGATCGCGCTTCTGGATAAAGGAGGGAAGTTCATGACCGCCGTGGATGCCGGTCTGGACCGGGACTTTTCGCCCATGGAGGAATTGCTGCGGGAAGGGAAATGGACGGCCTGCGCGAAGAGGGCTCTGGACAGCAGGGACCTGGTCATTAGGGAAGAACCGAAAACGCAGTGTGTCGATTGTCCACTTTCGGGGCATTATGGCGGACGCGGTGCCTGTAGCATCAGCCTCAACCATGGTGGAAAAAATTACGGCCTGCTCTCGGTGTCCGTTCCCGGATTTGCCGTCGGGGATGAAGAAGAGCATGGGTTATTGCGGGAGGTTGCCGGCGACATCGCCTTTGCCCTTTATAGTATCGAGGTCGAGGAAGAACGAAGAGGCATGGTTGAAGCGCTTCGTGAGAGTGAAAGCAAGTTCCGCTCGCTCGTGGAGCAGGCCGCGGAAATGCTCTTTCTTCACGATACCAGTGGCCGGATCATCGATGTCAACCGGGAAACGATAAGAAATACGGGGTATACCAGGGAAGAACTGCTCGGCATGACCGTCTTTGATATCGATCCCGACGCGGGCGACCGCAGGGACGTGGAAATTTACTGGGAAGCGCTGAAACCGGAAGACCCTACAGCCACCTTTGAGGTCAGGCACAGGCGAAAGGACGGTTCGATCTACCCCGCCGAGGTCATTCTCTCGAAGATCGTGCTGGCGAAAGGGCATTGCATGCTTGGGCTCGCCCGGGACAT from Deltaproteobacteria bacterium carries:
- a CDS encoding response regulator — encoded protein: MTKKKILIIEDNEQNIYLATFLLEKQGFDVVQARNGREGLESAVSERPDLILLDIQLPVMDGYEVARRLKGSEETKSTPIIAVTSYAMAGDRETILAAGCEGYIEKPIDPDSFVGQVKTFLP
- a CDS encoding PAS domain S-box protein; this translates as MSKILVVEDNAESRYLLERLLSSRGHQVISAEDGEEGLRRARQDIPDIIISDIMMPVMNGFRFCREVKSDDALRQIPFIFYTATFVDKADEKLAMGLGASRFVIKPMEGDEFIGILDEVLDEHRRGVLPVPGGPLEGEETLLEMYDNSVARKLAETVDKLQNERKALIRSEQRLKEAQELAHIGHWELNLKSSVLEWSDEIYRILGLKPREFDASRDAFLVAVHPDDRDAVIAAYRNAVEKKTQYDIEYRLLLNDGTVKYVNEKLQTIYDDNGIPVFFMGTVQDITGSKEAEERVNHLNRVLRAIRDVNQLIIKEKDRGQLIRRTCDILIENRSYHNAWIALLDKGGKFMTAVDAGLDRDFSPMEELLREGKWTACAKRALDSRDLVIREEPKTQCVDCPLSGHYGGRGACSISLNHGGKNYGLLSVSVPGFAVGDEEEHGLLREVAGDIAFALYSIEVEEERRGMVEALRESESKFRSLVEQAAEMLFLHDTSGRIIDVNRETIRNTGYTREELLGMTVFDIDPDAGDRRDVEIYWEALKPEDPTATFEVRHRRKDGSIYPAEVILSKIVLAKGHCMLGLARDITERKEAEERIERSLREKETLLAEIHHRVKNNMQVMMSLLSLQSENTDDAGIQALLRECESRIRSMALIHERLYLSQDLSRVDVRDYMERLLERLFQSHGADSRVIGFSTRIEDVSFSIETAVPCGLIANELITNVLRHAFPGGRAGTVTVELGPDPAAEGYVLVVGDDGIGMPEEIDHRNPDSFGLQLVNILTQQLDGTVELDRSAGTLFRVTFRELQYKQRI